From Ignavibacteriota bacterium, the proteins below share one genomic window:
- a CDS encoding PAS domain S-box protein: MQARKTILLVEDEVLIALAEAQSIEGFGYRVLTAHTGENAVVIATGIDKPDLILMDIDLGKGISGPDAAVEILSRSAIPIVFLTSHAERDMVEKVRGITRYGYVIKDSGDFVLQSSIEMAFELHSANELLKGELAERRRTEDRLAHSHQLMHYVIQHSRSAIAVHDTGMRYVYVSQRYLTDYNVKEKDIIGKHHYEVFPDLPEKWREVHRLALAGKVSSAEDDPYEREDGSVEWTRWECRPWYEGDGSIGGIIVYTEVITERKKAEERLKDERNLLMTIIDAIPDEIAVKDLERRFMLVNPPCVRALGKPSADEVVGKRDEDLIAREFVERSKLEEEQLLLTGTPVLNAEGRPRLDPITGEIDRALLVSRSPIRDRNGALAGLVVISRDITERKRTEVASHTLEHQFRLVWEKSTDGMRLTNEDGTILRVNEAFCRMVGKERSELEAHSLAVVYEKGRQEHVSRRHQERFRSRTVESHFEREVTLWNGKTMWVEVSNSFLDFAGQPSVLLGIFHDITERKRSEARIEALFAEREVLLKEVHHRIKNNMHTMMSLLSLQSRSMTDPGAVAAVKDARSRMQSMMVLYDKLYRSEGFKELPINEYLVPLVGEIVENLPNAGMVAIETHVEDFILQAQLLSPLGIIVNELLSNAMKYAFTGLERGTISIAASLKDHRATLVVQDDGIGLPAGLDLKTSTGFGLRLVDMLTEQMGGSMKIERNKGTRFILEFEV, from the coding sequence ATGCAGGCCAGGAAAACCATCCTCCTCGTTGAAGATGAAGTGCTTATCGCTCTCGCCGAGGCACAATCGATCGAAGGCTTCGGCTACCGGGTCCTTACCGCACATACGGGCGAGAATGCTGTTGTCATCGCGACCGGGATCGACAAACCCGACCTTATCCTCATGGACATCGACCTGGGGAAGGGGATAAGCGGGCCCGATGCCGCCGTCGAGATCCTCTCCAGGAGTGCCATTCCCATCGTATTTCTGACCAGTCATGCTGAGCGGGACATGGTCGAGAAGGTCCGGGGCATCACGCGCTACGGTTACGTGATCAAGGACTCGGGAGATTTTGTGTTGCAGTCGTCGATCGAGATGGCATTCGAACTGCATAGTGCGAATGAGCTGCTGAAAGGGGAGCTCGCCGAACGGAGGCGGACGGAAGATCGCCTCGCCCATTCCCATCAGTTGATGCACTACGTCATACAGCACAGCCGCAGCGCGATCGCTGTCCATGACACGGGTATGAGATATGTCTATGTGAGCCAGCGCTATCTCACCGACTATAACGTGAAAGAAAAGGATATCATCGGGAAGCACCACTATGAAGTGTTTCCGGATCTTCCTGAGAAATGGAGAGAGGTGCATCGACTGGCACTGGCCGGCAAGGTCTCGAGCGCGGAAGACGATCCGTATGAACGGGAAGACGGGTCGGTGGAGTGGACTCGTTGGGAATGCCGCCCCTGGTATGAAGGGGATGGCTCGATCGGCGGGATCATCGTATACACGGAAGTCATCACTGAACGGAAGAAGGCAGAAGAACGGCTCAAGGATGAGAGAAATCTTCTCATGACGATCATCGACGCCATCCCTGACGAGATCGCAGTGAAAGATCTTGAAAGACGGTTCATGCTCGTCAATCCTCCGTGCGTTCGTGCACTTGGCAAGCCATCGGCTGACGAAGTTGTGGGGAAGAGGGACGAAGACCTGATAGCGAGGGAATTCGTTGAGCGCAGCAAGCTGGAGGAAGAGCAGTTGTTGCTGACAGGAACGCCTGTTCTGAATGCTGAAGGAAGGCCCCGCCTGGATCCGATCACCGGTGAGATCGATCGGGCGCTCCTTGTCTCCAGGTCACCCATACGGGACAGGAATGGTGCTCTTGCCGGACTCGTGGTGATAAGCCGCGACATCACCGAGCGCAAGCGAACGGAGGTCGCGAGTCACACGCTGGAACACCAGTTTCGGCTGGTGTGGGAGAAATCCACGGACGGCATGCGATTGACGAATGAAGACGGCACGATCCTGCGGGTCAACGAGGCCTTTTGCCGGATGGTCGGGAAAGAACGGTCTGAGCTGGAAGCGCACTCTCTTGCGGTGGTCTACGAGAAGGGGCGGCAAGAGCATGTCTCCCGCCGACATCAGGAGCGGTTCAGGTCACGGACCGTGGAAAGCCATTTTGAGCGAGAAGTCACTCTCTGGAACGGGAAGACCATGTGGGTTGAGGTATCGAACTCCTTCCTGGATTTTGCGGGGCAACCGTCCGTGTTGCTCGGGATATTTCATGACATCACCGAGCGCAAGCGGTCCGAAGCGAGGATAGAAGCGCTGTTCGCCGAGAGGGAAGTGCTGCTCAAAGAAGTGCACCACCGCATCAAGAACAATATGCACACCATGATGAGCCTGCTGTCTCTGCAATCGAGATCCATGACGGATCCGGGAGCCGTGGCAGCGGTCAAGGATGCCAGGAGCCGCATGCAGAGTATGATGGTGCTGTATGACAAGCTCTACCGATCGGAAGGATTCAAAGAACTGCCGATCAACGAGTATCTTGTACCGCTGGTTGGTGAGATCGTTGAGAATCTGCCGAACGCCGGCATGGTGGCGATCGAAACGCACGTTGAGGATTTCATCCTCCAGGCGCAACTGCTCTCTCCCCTCGGGATCATTGTGAATGAACTCCTCTCGAATGCCATGAAATATGCCTTCACCGGCCTGGAGAGAGGCACGATCAGCATTGCTGCTTCGCTCAAAGACCATCGCGCAACACTTGTCGTTCAAGACGATGGCATAGGATTGCCGGCAGGGCTCGATCTCAAGACGTCCACCGGATTCGGGCTGCGGCTTGTAGATATGCTGACGGAGCAGATGGGCGGCAGCATGAAGATCGAGAGGAACAAGGGGACAAGATTCATCCTGGAGTTCGAGGTGTGA
- a CDS encoding T9SS type A sorting domain-containing protein, with amino-acid sequence MYPRSIVLRATPVGQTRDTTFHIRNTGIDTLKVQDILTSTPDFLVKLRQATIPPGQAYEDTVRFTPTSAVAYSAKIVIVSNSVTSPDTVLVSTSGVASVALEGQSPKEFLIDQNFPNPFNPSTTIRYGLPNRSHVTLLVFNTLGQQVSILQNGDQEAGYHEVRFDGANLPSGVYFYRMQTGSFTETKKFLLVR; translated from the coding sequence GTGTATCCCCGGTCGATTGTACTAAGGGCGACCCCCGTTGGACAAACCAGAGACACCACCTTTCATATCAGAAATACTGGAATTGACACTCTGAAGGTCCAAGACATACTGACAAGTACGCCCGATTTTCTCGTTAAGCTCAGGCAAGCTACTATCCCACCAGGTCAAGCATACGAGGACACGGTTCGATTCACACCGACTTCTGCGGTCGCGTATTCAGCCAAGATCGTAATTGTCAGCAACTCCGTCACCTCGCCGGACACTGTGCTGGTATCTACGAGTGGTGTGGCTTCGGTTGCGCTCGAGGGACAAAGCCCCAAAGAGTTCTTAATCGATCAGAATTTCCCCAACCCCTTCAATCCGTCGACAACGATACGCTATGGTCTCCCGAATCGATCGCACGTGACGCTGTTGGTCTTCAATACGCTCGGGCAGCAAGTATCCATCCTACAGAACGGGGACCAGGAAGCGGGCTATCACGAGGTCCGTTTCGACGGCGCGAACCTGCCGAGCGGCGTGTACTTCTATCGCATGCAGACGGGGAGCTTCACAGAAACGAAAAAGTTCTTGCTCGTAAGGTGA
- a CDS encoding T9SS type A sorting domain-containing protein: MKRVLCTILFLATAATTSLAQFPEVSVRQLQEVPAESLALADGITNFGANSTQPRWTLQVSPYNADTVGVTAQVVVPPGIITYSAGVWTMLVYDTTANATGWGGIFLRASIADSNQLKVDGFLNVKAGDIIHFVGVVSEFPTSRGTSATQIQPVAGHPITILGSKPLPKPLVKNIGDFYTGAFSTGTIKFATGEPLEGMYVEFHNVTVNNKVSTSRGTFSFVDGAGNEMSDYDWSHYFTLGHGTSSLPLYPADTAWARIYAAMGNGTRIDTIRGYITTASGSEGPRGYRICPMYPGDVVFDTGFGSLEITLYDAENWGQPGTNARIELYNGSGVQVAQGQANANSVVTFNSIAPGSGYYYRVYVNRITAWGEQFRGEKTGITIIENQITYDTHTQNTPYMPNVSVYIQNTNELLPDGGLRVVQPGTPLRIELDIKNPTYAGAQDVIANGGLYFDRDRSAPYDVNLSSVPEDYGIGVTKKAVFYCNAPALPGDYYLSVSTFASSNRYNTVLTDASSWHDPAFSVGSGVVAYYPFSGNANDASGNGNNGTVSGATLTADRFGSLNRAYFFDRVNAYIQTPYDLKIQSGNTFSFACWFKTDSTNISGIYMGCGSEALHIGFGHYADTKKLWANCRNGTISDLFGNTVLSNDTWYFAAFVVNGTNVQFYLNGAADGSGTFSVEANPSTNARVGSRDDDWNVYGGLLDEIRIYNRALRGGEIDTLYHEGGWPPVVAPPWRFTNTGISHTIVIPTGANPNINGTSLVSGDYVGVFYDSSGPLTCAGYERWTGTNNIALSAFGDDPTSNAKDGLLAGEVFKWKIFKADAGNIVDAEATYSQVGGLITHANTYSTNGISQLVSLVGGITTHCTSLRAGWSLISSYVMPQKTTLDSLFKSVVSDVIIVKNGAQKTYIPSIMVNSIGPWVGTEGYQIKMATARSLCVAGQKIVPWALTIPLPLGWSLMPYVRDSEMAIASALSGIVGDIVMVKDQDAKTYIPSVGVNGIGTLKVGQAYQIKMSAARTMEYPAKSALSITAENDNSTTSAHSVRVIQPWYFTNTGVSHTVIVPTNANPMIDGTPITAGDVIGVFYDSLGTQACAGYDVWTGTSNVAIAVFGDDATTPAKDGLSSGETIRWKIWRQSDAQVFVATARYVSPGGLGGIVSDTSKYSINGISAVSGLTGSVTSVAATDMPTEYTLLQNYPNPFNPSTTIAFGMPARGRVRVTVYSTLGEEVAELANDEMEAGYHEVKFDATNLSSGVYFYRMQAGTFTETKKLCLSVSDRLWARDLSGPFYSCATLGSLTDSP, encoded by the coding sequence ATGAAGCGCGTACTTTGTACGATCTTGTTCCTGGCCACTGCAGCGACCACCTCGCTGGCTCAATTCCCCGAGGTCTCGGTGCGCCAGCTCCAGGAGGTACCGGCCGAATCTCTGGCTTTGGCCGATGGTATCACCAATTTCGGTGCGAACTCGACTCAGCCCCGCTGGACGCTACAGGTATCCCCATACAACGCCGATACCGTGGGTGTCACGGCTCAGGTGGTCGTGCCTCCGGGGATAATCACGTATTCTGCTGGCGTCTGGACGATGCTTGTGTATGATACGACGGCGAATGCAACCGGATGGGGAGGGATCTTCCTTCGGGCTTCCATTGCCGACAGTAATCAGCTGAAAGTCGATGGCTTCCTCAATGTGAAGGCGGGGGATATCATCCATTTCGTCGGTGTGGTCAGCGAATTCCCGACCTCACGAGGAACGAGCGCAACACAGATCCAGCCAGTCGCCGGCCATCCGATCACTATCCTCGGCTCCAAACCGCTCCCGAAGCCTCTTGTAAAGAATATTGGTGATTTCTATACTGGCGCGTTTTCAACCGGTACCATCAAGTTCGCCACTGGTGAGCCGCTCGAAGGTATGTATGTGGAGTTTCACAACGTGACCGTGAACAACAAGGTCAGCACGAGCCGTGGGACGTTCAGCTTCGTCGATGGCGCCGGCAACGAAATGTCGGATTACGACTGGTCGCACTACTTCACTCTTGGCCACGGCACCAGCTCGCTGCCGCTCTATCCCGCGGACACGGCCTGGGCCCGCATCTATGCGGCGATGGGGAATGGGACGCGGATCGACACCATCCGTGGCTACATCACCACCGCTTCGGGCAGCGAAGGCCCGCGCGGATATCGCATCTGCCCGATGTATCCAGGTGACGTCGTCTTCGATACTGGATTTGGATCTCTAGAGATCACCCTCTACGACGCAGAGAATTGGGGACAGCCAGGAACGAATGCACGGATAGAGCTCTACAATGGCAGCGGCGTTCAGGTGGCCCAGGGGCAGGCCAATGCGAATTCTGTGGTGACCTTCAATAGTATCGCACCAGGCAGCGGCTATTATTACAGAGTGTATGTCAATCGGATCACTGCTTGGGGAGAGCAGTTCCGGGGTGAGAAGACTGGGATCACGATCATCGAGAATCAAATCACGTATGACACACACACGCAAAACACTCCATACATGCCCAATGTGAGTGTATATATCCAGAACACGAATGAACTCCTGCCTGACGGGGGACTTAGAGTTGTGCAACCCGGGACCCCATTGCGGATTGAACTCGATATCAAGAACCCCACGTATGCTGGCGCACAAGATGTCATTGCGAACGGTGGTCTCTATTTCGATCGCGATAGATCTGCTCCATATGATGTCAATCTGTCAAGTGTTCCGGAAGACTACGGCATAGGGGTCACAAAGAAAGCGGTCTTCTACTGCAATGCGCCTGCCCTGCCGGGAGACTACTATCTTTCAGTGAGCACCTTTGCCTCTTCCAATAGATACAATACTGTTCTTACCGATGCCAGTAGTTGGCATGATCCGGCATTCAGTGTTGGAAGCGGCGTTGTCGCCTACTATCCATTTAGTGGAAATGCGAATGACGCAAGCGGGAATGGAAACAATGGTACCGTCAGTGGTGCCACCTTAACGGCAGACAGGTTCGGCAGCCTCAACAGAGCCTATTTCTTTGATAGAGTGAATGCCTACATTCAAACGCCCTATGACCTAAAAATCCAAAGTGGGAATACGTTTTCGTTTGCATGTTGGTTCAAGACCGACAGCACAAACATCTCAGGAATCTATATGGGCTGCGGAAGTGAAGCGCTTCATATCGGTTTCGGTCATTATGCAGACACTAAGAAGCTCTGGGCGAATTGCAGGAACGGTACCATTTCAGATCTCTTCGGCAACACGGTTCTATCGAATGACACTTGGTACTTTGCCGCATTTGTCGTTAACGGTACAAATGTTCAATTCTACTTAAATGGTGCTGCCGACGGTTCAGGCACCTTTAGCGTCGAGGCTAACCCATCGACTAATGCACGAGTCGGGTCGAGAGATGACGATTGGAATGTTTACGGAGGTCTCCTAGATGAAATCCGTATCTACAACCGCGCTTTGAGAGGAGGTGAGATCGATACCCTTTATCACGAGGGAGGCTGGCCTCCGGTTGTTGCGCCGCCCTGGAGGTTCACCAATACAGGCATCAGCCACACGATAGTGATTCCGACCGGGGCAAATCCGAACATCAACGGGACCTCACTCGTATCCGGTGACTATGTCGGTGTCTTCTATGATTCCAGCGGGCCTCTTACTTGTGCTGGGTACGAACGGTGGACAGGGACGAACAACATTGCCTTATCTGCATTTGGCGATGATCCGACATCAAATGCAAAGGATGGGTTGCTTGCCGGTGAAGTGTTCAAGTGGAAGATTTTCAAGGCAGATGCTGGCAACATAGTCGACGCTGAGGCAACCTATTCGCAGGTTGGCGGCCTGATCACGCATGCAAACACCTACTCAACAAACGGTATCAGTCAGCTGGTGTCTCTAGTCGGAGGAATCACGACACATTGCACAAGCCTTCGCGCCGGGTGGAGTCTTATTTCGAGCTATGTGATGCCGCAGAAAACAACATTAGACAGCCTTTTCAAATCCGTCGTGAGTGATGTGATCATCGTAAAGAACGGGGCGCAGAAGACCTATATTCCGTCCATCATGGTAAACAGCATTGGTCCATGGGTCGGTACCGAAGGCTATCAGATCAAGATGGCAACTGCACGGAGTCTATGCGTTGCGGGACAGAAAATCGTGCCGTGGGCGTTGACGATACCTCTTCCATTGGGATGGAGCCTCATGCCCTACGTGCGCGACAGCGAAATGGCCATCGCCTCGGCTTTGAGCGGGATTGTGGGAGACATCGTGATGGTAAAGGATCAGGATGCGAAGACCTACATTCCATCAGTCGGAGTGAACGGTATCGGGACATTAAAGGTGGGCCAGGCCTATCAGATCAAAATGTCCGCAGCACGGACGATGGAATACCCGGCAAAGAGTGCCCTCTCGATTACGGCTGAGAATGACAATTCGACGACAAGTGCGCACTCGGTGCGTGTCATCCAGCCTTGGTACTTCACCAATACGGGCGTGAGCCATACGGTGATTGTACCAACGAACGCGAATCCTATGATCGATGGTACTCCAATCACCGCAGGAGATGTGATTGGAGTATTCTACGACTCACTTGGGACGCAGGCGTGCGCGGGATATGACGTGTGGACGGGCACAAGCAACGTAGCTATTGCTGTGTTTGGCGATGATGCCACCACGCCTGCAAAGGATGGCCTTTCCTCCGGTGAAACAATCAGATGGAAGATCTGGCGGCAGAGTGACGCTCAAGTATTTGTTGCGACTGCCAGATACGTATCTCCCGGCGGCTTGGGTGGAATTGTTTCAGACACGAGCAAGTACAGTATCAATGGTATCAGTGCCGTCTCCGGTCTCACCGGAAGCGTGACAAGCGTGGCGGCCACGGATATGCCAACAGAGTATACCCTGTTGCAGAACTATCCGAATCCTTTCAACCCCTCAACGACTATTGCCTTCGGGATGCCAGCGCGAGGTCGCGTTCGGGTGACCGTCTACAGCACCCTGGGCGAAGAGGTGGCAGAACTGGCAAACGATGAAATGGAAGCTGGGTATCATGAAGTGAAGTTCGACGCAACAAATCTCTCTAGCGGCGTGTACTTCTATCGAATGCAGGCGGGAACGTTCACGGAGACGAAGAAGCTTTGCTTGTCCGTTAGTGATCGACTATGGGCCCGGGACCTCTCGGGCCCTTTCTATTCCTGCGCGACCTTGGGATCTCTCACCGATTCTCCTTGA
- a CDS encoding T9SS type A sorting domain-containing protein, translating to MNLRTLMSGCMMVAICASADAQDWVKVNSGWSNDTVKCMVMTNANILAGTPNGLYCSTNGGTSWTNVTVFGSAGTNAGNISGLATDGTSVMVKTNMGYFVSTNQGIGTWSQVNMSTLPRATIFSTSPVSPSCFAVKGSKIIVGWGYYGTGAAGAPGLAYSTDLGATWPSGGSFYMVSPPETYPERFITGDGGSDVYLVYRTVAGITTRMLAYKSTDGGTTWSGLPTPPQETSMNVTGMTALALDGSDFYIASTGYWYQNITRLPAGGSSWTSLSSALPEPGADTFPSISPIAVHKGVLWACLRDTLWQSTNDGASWTNINSNLPTLKKAIVVNDNAIYVGTNTGVYRKVHNTVGALSITLYNDLSDGLTGPTAKVRLYNYLDQIVAEKAADSNSVVSFPNLSPGTYSFEVLNAIPTPWGEQYWGWQGSVVVSADVTTYVTHTHNTPLITAMHVYDNATNELFPLDPLTPKTISLGTQIRIDIEVANPAFAGASVADAYPRIYFDRDRALPYDGQVVGMAQTYATGQSRTVSLYATPAQAGNYSLSVSANTVFSGGPLVTDGGYWHGPLFTVTVSVPKLISPDSGATEVPVSPSLRWTRPVGATAFHIQVGTDSSLVSSLILNDSAEVDTSRSVAGLQYAQTYYWHVRAKDGSVFGPWSERRPFKTKLIDTTIPIMIAPAPSITGLDTPVTVRWTRPVGATSFHLQVGGDSTFTSGLIQRDYPTVDTFAVLHSLSFLTSYWWHVNAYNAAAGVSTYSEAWKFSTGLSLPNVVVLVQPSQNTVVNADTLSLRWNSTGPFVDKYWMEYSIDSAFTIKATDSLLTDTSTVIRSMVKSIEYYWRVRAHNLAGWGPYSTRGHFVRSMLSVANPLQGVPNDWVLQQNYPNPFNPTTTISFGLPVRARVRLVVYSPLGEEVAEVTNTDLDPGYHSVSFNAIGLPSGVYFFRMQAGSYTATKRLLLLK from the coding sequence ATGAACCTCAGAACTCTTATGTCAGGTTGTATGATGGTGGCTATCTGCGCATCCGCGGACGCCCAGGACTGGGTCAAGGTGAATAGCGGCTGGTCCAACGACACCGTGAAGTGTATGGTCATGACCAATGCGAACATCCTGGCCGGAACCCCCAATGGCCTCTACTGTTCAACCAATGGCGGTACGAGCTGGACAAACGTCACTGTGTTCGGTTCTGCCGGCACAAACGCTGGGAATATCAGCGGACTAGCAACTGACGGCACCAGCGTCATGGTGAAGACCAACATGGGTTACTTTGTCTCCACTAATCAGGGGATTGGAACCTGGTCACAGGTCAACATGTCCACATTGCCTCGGGCCACAATTTTTAGTACCTCCCCGGTAAGTCCGAGTTGCTTTGCCGTAAAAGGATCGAAGATAATTGTAGGTTGGGGGTACTATGGTACAGGTGCTGCGGGGGCTCCCGGATTGGCATATTCAACCGATCTGGGAGCAACTTGGCCGAGCGGTGGGAGCTTCTACATGGTGTCCCCTCCAGAGACCTATCCGGAGAGGTTCATCACGGGTGACGGCGGATCTGATGTCTACCTGGTCTACAGAACCGTCGCCGGAATCACGACAAGGATGCTCGCATACAAGTCAACGGATGGGGGTACGACATGGAGCGGCCTTCCCACACCACCACAAGAGACTTCGATGAATGTGACTGGCATGACCGCGCTTGCTCTTGATGGATCTGATTTCTACATCGCCAGCACCGGCTATTGGTACCAGAACATCACGAGGCTGCCCGCGGGCGGATCTTCATGGACATCCTTGAGTTCGGCACTCCCTGAACCGGGCGCTGATACTTTTCCGAGCATTTCGCCGATCGCTGTCCACAAAGGAGTGCTTTGGGCATGCCTTCGGGACACTCTCTGGCAGTCCACGAACGACGGTGCCTCATGGACAAACATCAACTCCAACCTGCCGACACTAAAGAAGGCCATCGTTGTCAACGACAATGCCATCTACGTGGGGACCAACACCGGCGTTTACAGAAAGGTACACAACACGGTCGGGGCACTGAGCATCACGCTATATAACGACCTTTCCGACGGGCTGACGGGTCCGACCGCAAAGGTGCGCCTATACAACTATCTCGATCAAATTGTTGCGGAGAAAGCGGCGGATAGCAATTCGGTGGTATCGTTCCCCAACCTGTCTCCAGGGACCTACTCGTTTGAGGTATTGAACGCCATTCCTACACCTTGGGGGGAGCAGTACTGGGGCTGGCAGGGTAGTGTAGTCGTCTCGGCCGACGTCACAACGTACGTCACACACACCCACAACACACCCCTCATAACTGCGATGCACGTCTATGATAATGCCACGAACGAGTTGTTTCCCTTGGATCCACTGACTCCGAAGACTATTTCGCTTGGTACCCAGATCCGCATCGACATTGAAGTGGCCAATCCTGCCTTCGCTGGCGCCAGCGTAGCTGACGCCTATCCGAGAATTTACTTTGATCGAGATAGGGCTCTGCCTTACGATGGGCAGGTTGTAGGGATGGCACAGACCTATGCCACAGGACAGTCGCGCACGGTGTCGCTGTATGCAACACCCGCTCAGGCCGGCAACTATTCTCTGAGCGTATCCGCTAATACAGTCTTCTCCGGCGGACCGCTTGTGACCGACGGGGGCTACTGGCACGGCCCGTTGTTCACTGTGACGGTGTCCGTCCCCAAACTCATCTCCCCGGACAGTGGCGCCACAGAAGTGCCTGTTTCGCCTTCACTACGGTGGACGCGCCCAGTAGGGGCAACCGCTTTTCATATCCAGGTCGGGACTGATAGTTCATTGGTATCAAGTCTGATATTGAATGATAGCGCCGAGGTCGATACTTCACGGAGCGTTGCAGGACTGCAATATGCCCAGACCTATTATTGGCATGTCCGCGCAAAGGACGGTAGCGTATTCGGACCATGGTCTGAGCGACGGCCGTTCAAGACCAAGTTGATCGACACCACGATACCAATCATGATCGCACCGGCACCATCGATCACAGGATTGGATACGCCTGTGACGGTCAGATGGACCCGGCCAGTCGGGGCAACCTCGTTTCATCTGCAAGTTGGCGGAGATTCTACATTCACGTCGGGACTTATTCAGCGAGACTATCCGACGGTGGATACATTCGCTGTGTTGCATTCGCTTTCGTTCCTGACATCATATTGGTGGCATGTGAACGCTTACAATGCAGCGGCGGGGGTGAGTACATATTCAGAGGCATGGAAGTTTTCGACGGGTTTATCCCTACCAAACGTCGTTGTGCTTGTTCAACCTTCTCAGAACACCGTGGTGAATGCCGATACGCTTAGTTTGAGATGGAACTCGACTGGGCCGTTCGTAGACAAGTACTGGATGGAGTACAGTATCGATTCAGCATTTACCATAAAAGCAACGGACTCCCTGCTGACAGATACGTCGACAGTAATCCGAAGCATGGTGAAGAGCATTGAGTACTATTGGCGAGTACGGGCACACAACCTGGCGGGGTGGGGGCCGTACAGCACGAGGGGACATTTTGTCCGTTCAATGTTGTCTGTGGCAAATCCCCTGCAAGGAGTGCCCAATGACTGGGTTCTCCAGCAGAACTATCCGAACCCATTTAACCCTACTACGACAATTTCATTTGGACTGCCAGTTCGGGCTCGAGTGCGGTTGGTGGTGTACAGCCCTCTCGGCGAAGAGGTTGCTGAAGTGACAAATACGGATCTAGATCCCGGCTATCACTCAGTCAGCTTCAATGCAATAGGACTTCCGAGCGGGGTGTATTTTTTTCGCATGCAGGCGGGGAGTTACACCGCAACCAAGAGGCTTTTGCTCTTGAAGTGA
- a CDS encoding MCE family protein — protein sequence MGSTPTNYVKLGIFVAIGFLLLAGVLYYISAKQQFFASTFRISGVFRDVSGLQAGNNVRFSGVTVGLVKGIHMESDTTVRVEMLINEDAHRFMKSDAVATIGSEGLMGNKIVVIMPGTENQPEIEDNGVIATRPPVDIDRLLLTLKTTGDNVEQITGDLSAIVRSVREGRGTIGQLVMDSTYLKEARDNITRISDDLATVSGSLRSGKGTLGKLLMDSTYLAVPIENATRLTGDLSDIVASIRSGRGAAGRLLMDSTTALTLDTTLVNLKVGSYHLKRVMEDARNSFLLWGF from the coding sequence ATGGGATCGACCCCGACCAACTACGTGAAGCTCGGCATATTCGTAGCTATAGGATTTCTCCTGCTCGCAGGGGTTCTCTATTATATTAGTGCCAAGCAGCAGTTCTTCGCTTCGACGTTCCGCATCAGCGGCGTCTTCCGCGATGTGAGTGGCCTTCAGGCGGGCAACAATGTGAGATTCTCGGGGGTCACGGTCGGGCTGGTCAAGGGCATTCACATGGAAAGCGACACCACGGTGCGTGTGGAGATGCTCATCAATGAGGATGCCCATCGCTTCATGAAGAGTGACGCGGTGGCCACGATCGGCAGCGAAGGGTTGATGGGGAACAAGATCGTTGTGATCATGCCGGGGACAGAGAACCAGCCGGAGATCGAGGACAACGGTGTGATCGCGACGAGGCCTCCGGTGGATATCGACCGGTTGCTGCTCACGCTCAAGACCACGGGGGACAACGTCGAACAGATCACGGGAGATCTGTCCGCGATCGTTCGATCGGTGCGGGAGGGCAGGGGGACGATCGGTCAGCTCGTGATGGACTCCACGTACTTGAAGGAGGCGCGGGACAATATCACGCGGATCTCGGACGATCTCGCCACGGTCTCCGGTTCGTTGCGCTCCGGGAAAGGCACGTTGGGGAAACTGTTGATGGACAGCACGTACCTGGCCGTCCCGATCGAAAACGCAACACGGCTCACCGGCGATCTTTCGGACATCGTCGCTTCGATCCGCTCGGGTCGGGGGGCGGCGGGGAGGCTTCTCATGGATTCAACGACGGCGTTGACCCTGGACACGACCCTCGTCAATTTGAAGGTAGGATCGTATCATCTGAAGCGGGTCATGGAGGATGCGCGCAACAGCTTCCTGCTCTGGGGGTTCTAG